The Bdellovibrio bacteriovorus W nucleotide sequence GCTTAATGATGGCTTTTGCCGGTCGTTCATTTTTATTGGTGATAATCCCCATAGGGCCATCATAACTTTCTAAAAAATCAAACACGCCGTTAAAGACTTTTGTTTTATTAAACATCTCAGCTTCGTAAATTCTTAAAAACTCCATTTCGACTTCTATTACTTCAGCCGGAGGAAGCTGGTCTTCTCTAAAAAGATCAGCGATGAGTTTTTTAAGTCCTTCACCAATGTGGGAAATAATTACTTCGTCAGACAGAGTCTGTTTTTTGTGATTCATCAAAGTACGATTAACAGCAGTGATGATATCTGGAGCTGAGTCGATGAGCGTGCCATCGAGATCAAAAACGAGCAGTGGTTTCATGCCCTC carries:
- a CDS encoding phosphoglycolate phosphatase (COG0546 Predicted phosphatases), yielding MKPLLVFDLDGTLIDSAPDIITAVNRTLMNHKKQTLSDEVIISHIGEGLKKLIADLFREDQLPPAEVIEVEMEFLRIYEAEMFNKTKVFNGVFDFLESYDGPMGIITNKNERPAKAIIKHLGLDRFNWVDIYGADTLAERKPSPLPLETMMNKAQHSVQSTFMIGDGIPDVLSALRAKVPSIAIGFGYTAVPLLEKYEPKAILQGYDELHQLIENLRQI